One Hyphomicrobium sp. CS1GBMeth3 DNA segment encodes these proteins:
- a CDS encoding L,D-transpeptidase: MRWDFAIRAEALISLVMALLMAGSAAMAAGNEPENTGAQNAVPTVTVINKAPDAAPAAGTELKVSPAPQKQPATAPAPVKGADAPKDEPAKQPDTKTAADKGDPQAKKSEPVPLPEPTLAIDIDLTRQIMTVSEEGEKRHTWRMSSARYGYRTPTGTYRPTWMAKMWYSRQYDLAPMPHAIFFHKGVAIHGTYDTGALGRPASHGCVRLAPKNAAALYKLVSSHGKDRTEIVVHGKPGGYMDDEVADAPSSRDRYGDDYYDDDYEETQRLPRSARAYRYLPPNYYSRRYAYDDYYYDRPRPRRRYAAPARPPRYPYGYGF, encoded by the coding sequence ATGCGTTGGGACTTTGCGATACGGGCTGAAGCGCTGATTTCCCTTGTCATGGCGTTGCTCATGGCCGGATCGGCCGCAATGGCGGCCGGGAACGAGCCCGAGAACACGGGCGCCCAAAACGCGGTCCCGACGGTGACCGTCATCAACAAGGCGCCGGACGCAGCACCTGCCGCCGGGACCGAGCTCAAGGTCTCTCCCGCGCCGCAAAAACAGCCCGCGACCGCTCCAGCTCCGGTGAAGGGAGCAGACGCGCCGAAGGACGAGCCCGCGAAGCAGCCGGACACCAAGACCGCAGCAGACAAAGGTGATCCTCAGGCGAAGAAATCGGAGCCGGTGCCGCTGCCCGAGCCGACGCTCGCCATCGACATCGATCTCACGCGACAGATCATGACCGTGTCGGAGGAGGGCGAGAAGCGCCACACCTGGCGGATGTCCAGCGCCCGCTACGGCTACCGCACGCCGACTGGCACCTACCGCCCCACCTGGATGGCCAAGATGTGGTACTCGCGCCAGTACGACCTGGCGCCCATGCCGCATGCGATCTTCTTTCACAAGGGCGTGGCGATCCACGGCACATACGACACTGGCGCGCTGGGGCGCCCTGCTTCGCACGGATGCGTTCGCCTCGCGCCGAAAAATGCCGCTGCGCTCTACAAACTCGTGAGCAGCCACGGCAAGGACCGCACTGAGATCGTCGTCCACGGCAAGCCGGGCGGCTACATGGATGACGAGGTGGCCGACGCGCCGTCCTCGCGCGACCGCTATGGCGATGACTATTACGACGATGACTACGAGGAAACGCAACGGCTGCCGCGTAGCGCACGCGCGTACCGCTACTTGCCGCCGAACTATTACAGTCGCCGCTATGCCTATGACGATTACTA
- a CDS encoding L,D-transpeptidase has translation MRPVLFAPVLFAIALAIATSIVPATTYASVHAPISKSGQTMDVYVRGVHYYSWPVSTGRGRYATPSGTFRPQRLERRWYSTKFNNAPMHYAVFYSGGYAIHATVETRHLGRPASHGCVRLAPSHARKFFSLVSSHGPGSTRITITH, from the coding sequence ATGCGCCCCGTCCTGTTTGCGCCCGTCCTGTTTGCGATTGCGCTCGCCATCGCCACGTCCATTGTCCCCGCTACAACTTATGCCAGCGTCCACGCCCCTATCAGCAAGAGCGGGCAGACGATGGATGTCTACGTCCGGGGCGTCCACTATTACAGCTGGCCCGTCTCGACGGGACGCGGCCGCTACGCAACGCCTTCGGGCACGTTCCGGCCGCAGCGCCTCGAGCGGCGCTGGTACTCGACCAAGTTCAACAACGCACCGATGCACTACGCCGTCTTCTACAGCGGCGGCTACGCCATCCACGCCACCGTCGAGACGCGCCACTTGGGGCGCCCGGCTTCGCACGGATGCGTGCGTCTCGCCCCGTCCCATGCCCGCAAATTCTTCTCTTTGGTCAGCTCGCACGGGCCTGGGAGCACGCGGATTACGATCACGCATTAG